A region of the Muricauda sp. MAR_2010_75 genome:
TTCCGATGAAATTTTTAAGGGCTATTCCTCCAACAGTTTCCAGATTAATGACCTGGAACAAGGCGAATGGCTATTGAACGTAAAATATTTGGGAAACCAGACCAACATACCCTCGTTCATAAAAACAACCCTAAAAAACAACTTGGACGGAACAGAAACCATAAAAGTCCTTCGGTTGCAACAAAAGAATGTAAACTTTCAGTTTTTAAAATTGACCTCTGATAAGATTTCCAATTTTAGATGAAACATTTTTTCATTAAATAGTACCCAGCCGTAGTTTTTAACACCCACATTCTTAATGTTTTCATAAATATGAAAAATGAATCGTTCCATAGACATAAAGTATAATTTGAACTCTTATATTTAGCCAATTCAGATTAACTTTAAATCAAAAATGACACAAGATCTATTGTCCAAAGCCGAAGAGTTCGAGAACAGGTCACTGAGCCATATGTCCACCAGCGATAGGGTTGAAGCGTCGAGAGAAGCCAAAAAGCTTATCCTTTCCATCAATGAAATTTATAAAAAGACCAAAGATTCCAAATTAATGGAGACCATGAAGAGTCTTACCAAAAAGAAGCAAAAGATAGAAAAGCGTCTTAAAGGAAGACCATTGGTTTAATAGAACCGGTATTTTCAAATTTTTAAATAGGACCAAAATCGTTTTCCAATACCTTTCTTGCCCCAAATTGCACAATTGTTTGATTAACAGATAGAGTACTATTCTTGTCTGTTTTTCATCTTATCTCCCTACACCCTTTTCTTTAGTTCCCCTAAATCGTTTTTCCATTTACGAAGCAATTCCTACCAATTATATCCCAATTCCTGCAACGAATAAAATTGTGGATTGTTGACCCAGTGTTTTAAGTAATTTCGGTGTGAAGAAATAATCTCAACCAAAAATAAACACTTAAGCAAAATGAACACTGTAGAAACAAAGTTGGGCTACCTTTTTTGGTACTTTGTAATTGCCCTCTCCGTTTACTCCCTTATCAACAGCCTCTACCTGTATATCAATTAAGCTATATAAACACATCCATCATCAATCAAAACCCTTCAGTTAAATAAGTCTCTTAAAGGCACCTTCTGGGTGCCTTTTTTATTCTCCAAAAATCTGGGAGAGGTTTTTCACCAAACAGATTCCATGTATTTTATGGATTCCAGACGGATTTCCGATTCTTCACTTCCATTTTGGATAATCAGGGTATTATAGGGTTCCGTGGAAAAAAGTTGTTCCGTCATGACATATACGCCCCCGTCCATAAAAATCTCAATGGAAGACCAATCCAATAAAATTTTCACCTCATAAATGGAGTCATTTAACATACTAATGGGTGAAAGATGCTTTTTATCCCCAAACTCAGAATCAAAAGCCACCTTTCCAGATTTCATACGGTCTACTACAAAAGTGTTGCTTTGCGAATCCATCTCAAGCATTAAGGTTTCCTTCAGATCATTTTTAAAAATCAAACTAAAATCCTTTGAAGCTGTTTTCAGCTCAATCTGGGATTGATTCAGTCCATCAACCAATAACGTATCCGAGGTTCTGGAACTAATCAGCACATTTTCCGCCAAAATTTGAGATGCCAGTTTATCCAATTGTTCTACCGGATAGCTGGTCAGCACGAAATCATCATCCACTTTTTTAAGGGCAAGCTCGCGCGGCACCGTCATGGCACTTCGCCATTTTTGAGTCGGCGTTTTGTTCGCATAATCCCAGTTGCTCATCCACCCAATAAAAATTCGTTTGTCTTCGGGTGTATTATTGTAGGTAACACCTGCATAATTATCTGTACCATAATCAATCCATTTGGGCTTTTGTTGGTCCGATGTGAATTTCTGTCCATTAAAATCTCCAATAAAATATTGGGTGCCACTACCTCCGTTGGGAGCTCCAGGGTTTATGCTGATGATCAATATCCATTTTTCTTCATCCGTATCGGCTACCTGTATTGGAAAAAGGTCCGGGCACTCCCAAACACCTCCATGGGCCCCCTGCGTTTTTCCAAAATCGCTCAAATGTTCCCACTCTTTCAAATTTTTGGAGGCATAAAATTGAGCATGGTCTCCGGCCACCAAGGTCAAAATCCATTTTTGGGATTCCTCGTGCCAAAATACCTTAGGGTCCCTAAAATCCCTAATGCCGTTGTTCCCGATCACGGGATTGCCCTCATACTTGGTCCAAGTTGCCCCATTGTCCAAACTATAGGCAATACCCTGTGTTTGAAAATCATCCCGCCCGGCTTTTTCTCCCTCCATGGAATGATAGGTGAAAATGGCCACCAAGGGGGCTATCCCATTTTTACCAAAGCCGGAGGTGTTATGCTTATCCACAACCGCACTTCCAGAGAAAATCAGTCCATGTTCATCCGGATAGAGCGCAATGGGCTTATGCTCCCAATGCACCAAATCTTTGCTTGTGGCATGCCCCCAATGCATGGGACCCCAAACAATGTCACCGGGATAGTACTGGTAAAAGAGATGGTAGATTCCTTCGTTGTAGACCAATCCATTGGGATCGTTCATCCATTTTTCAGGAGGGGAAAAATGAAATTGGGGACGATACTCCTCTGTATATCCCTTGTCCTGCAATGCTTTGACGGGTTTTTCCCTGTTTTGTTCCTTGCACCCCATCAACCATATTCCCAAAATAAAAAGAGCGGCTCTTATTTTCATGATATTTTTGCTGTTTATCCGTATAAGTTGGTCAATTTAAGAAATCAAATTTTATTGATTTATCTTTGATTTAGATTCATATCCCATGCGATTTCAGTTACTTTTATTTCTCATGACATTGGGTATCACTTCATGCGCACAGCAGTCCATCCCAAAAGTTTTGCAACAGCTCAATGATGATACGGTCGACTATATTTCCGTGGAAGACCTTCATGAAATAGAAGCCCCCCTCCTTTTAGATGCACGGGAAAAAGAAGAGTTTGGGGTAAGTCATCTGGAAAACGCTGTTTGGGTAGGATATGATGGGTTTGATATCAATAAAGTGGTTCAACAGTTCCCCAACAAGGAAAAACCAATTGTGGTCTACTGCTCCATTGGGGTTCGCTCCGAGGATATTGGGGAACAATTAAAAAATGCTGGGTATGCCAATGTCAAAAACCTGTACGGTGGCATTTTTGAATGGAAAAACAAAGGATATCCCGTTTATGATGAAAATCAGCAAGAAACCGAAAAGGTACATGCCTTTAGCAATTATTGGGGACGTTTTTTAACCAATGCAGAAAAGGTCTACGACAAATAGATTCCAAAACTCCTGGAATGAACATCGAATATTAGTATTTGAATACAATTTTTTCGCAAAATATGTGTTAAGTGTTTGCAATGTTGTTGTTTTTTCCTACAATGCTTCTTGCGAGTTTAGATTTTGAATGAATTGTAGAATGAATAATTGATTTCTATTCCAAGAATTGGTATTGGTATGTCGTTAATGTCTTCAAAAAGAGAGTTGATACTTCCCTTTGCGGTCTTTGTTATTTTTATGACCACGGTGTCCATTTTATGGAACAATTCCTTAAAAACACAAAAGTCATCATTCATTCAGGAAATTCATAACACGGGCAATCTTCGAGCCCAAGAATTCTTCTCTTCAGTTAAATACAATATTAAGTCACTTGAAAACCTGAAGCAACGTATTGAAATGACCGATGGGTCCTATTTTCAATATTGGGAACAGGATGCCCGCCTTATTTTGGAACAAAATCCCTCCTTTAAATTTGTGGAATGGGTGGATAGCCTTATGGTCATAAGGGTAGTGACTCCTTTAAAAGGAAACGAGGCTGCCATGGGCCTGGATTTGTCCACACACCCAAGGAGTGCAGAATGGATGAGACATATGGCGCATGCTTCCACCAATATTTCCTCATGGACAAAGTTATACCAAGGTGGAAATGCTTTTTTGGTAGATGTACCCGTTTTCTTTAAAGGAAGGTTCCAGGGGTCTATCTCGGCAGGAATGGATTTCACCAACCCCTTTAATGAGCTCACATCAAGCTTGGACCTGTATGCCATTGAAATGCAGGATGAGAATGGTACAATTTTTTACTCCAAGAACAATCCCTCCACCGAAGACATTGCGGATGAATACATCTTCACCACATCTTTGGTAATAGATCCATTGGATAACCGGAAATGGACATTTAAATTGACACCCTCAGATACTGATTTTATGGTGGCAAGACAACAGGACACCTATATTCTGCTGATTTTTGCCACCTTGGTGGCATTGCTTACCAGCTTGCTCATTTATTTCTATCAGTCCTCACGAAAAAAGAACATACGCCTAAGCTATGCCAATAACAAACTCAAAGACCTCAATAAATCCCTGAAAAAAGAGAGGTTGAAAGCCGAAAAATCATCCTTGGCCAAAACCGAGTTCATCTCCAACATGAGCCACGAGATTCGGACCCCTTTAAATGCCATTATCGGTTTTATTGAAGTTTTAAAGCTTTCCAAGCTACATAGTTCCTTGCAAGAATATCTTTCATTGATGGATATCTCCTCAAAAAAATTGCTCTTGTTGGTAAACGATATTCTGGAAATTGATAAAATAGAATCTGGAAAGGTCAGCTTTAGGGAAGACATTTTTTCCCCGTTGGAAGAATTAAAAAATGTCATCAGTATTTATAGACCCAATGCCGAAGAGAAGGGACTCCATATTTTACTTGGTTCGTCCCATGAAAATGAACACAGTGTAAAAAGTGATGTTGGAAAATATGGCCAGATCATTACCAATATTATTAGAAATTCCCTCAAGTTCACAGAAAATGGAGAAATAAAGGTTTTCTATCGTGAAGAAGTGAGGAAAGAAACCTTGGCCATTGAAATTGTTGTCAAGGACTCAGGAATAGGGATTCCAAAAAACAAACTGAAAACCATTTTTGACAGGTTTACCCAAATAGATGCGGGCAAAGCAAAAAGGCACGAAGGTAGTGGTCTTGGGCTTTATATTACCCGCAGATTGGTGGAACTTTTGGGCGGAAAAATCACTGTGGACAGCGAGATAAATATTGGCACCGAATTTTGCCTGAACCTGGAGTTCCCCATTGCAGAAGTAAAACAGGATTCCTGTTTGCCCTCTGCTGAACAAATAGACCTTAGCGGTTGTAAAGTTTTGATCGTGGATGACAACCGGGTGAATGTGATTGTACTTAAAATGAGCCTGGAAAAATTGGGCATACAGGCCGAATCGGTATGTAATGGATTACAGGCCGTGGAAGCTGTGGCACAAAACGACTATGATCTTGTCTTTATGGACATACACATGCCCAATATGGATGGGTTCCAAGCTACCGAGGAAATCAGAAAAATTAACCGGGAAATAGCCATCATCGGCCTCTCCGCTGACGTGACCAAAGAGGCCATTGATGAGGCCAAAATTGTTGGCATGAACGACTACCTTACCAAACCCATTTCCTTTGACAAGCTTCGCAACCACTTACCAAATTATCTGGTAAAAATGTCATAGGCCCGCAACAGGTATTTCAAAATAATCTATTTAAGAAAGAGAATTTTTGCTGATTTGTTGGTATTCCTTTACGGTGAAATAGAAAAAATACAGACCTTTGGGTAAGTATTGGAAATGATTCCTGACCAACTGAAGAAAGTACCTCCTTCAAAAAAAATAACCGTTTGAACAATAGCCTACTTTTGATTCTAACGAGAAATCCCGAACTGGGTAAGTGCAAGACCCGATTAGCTGCCAAAGTGGGTGACAAAGCGGCATTGAACATTTATAAATTTTTACTTGACCACACCGTTTCCTTCACCAAAGACCTTGATGTGGAAAAATGGGTGTACTATTCGGAATCTATCTGGGAAAACGATATTTGGGACCAGAATAGCTATCAAAAAAAGCTCCAATTGGGGGCCAATTTAGGGGAACGGATGTTGAATACCTTTCAAGAAGGGTTCAATTCCGGTTTTGAAAAAATCATTATTATTGGCAGTGACATGTACCATCTCTCCCAAGCCAATTTGGAAGAGGCTTTTATACAATTGGAGAAACATGATTATGTGGTAGGTCCGGCCGAAGATGGCGGGTATTATCTATTGGGTATGAAATCCCTCAAAAAGGAAGTTTTCCACAACAAATCTTGGGGCTCTGATACTGTATTGTCTGACACTTTGAAGGATTTGGAGTCTGGAAGTATTTTTATGCTCCCCGTAAAGAACGATGTGGATTATTACGAAGACATAAAAGATATTGCGGCTTTTCAGCCGTTTTTAAAACCTATAAAAGAATGACGCAAGCACAACTTGACGAATCTGTTGATCATTTAAAAAAGAGAGGGTTTGATGCTCCCGAAATTGGCATCGTCCTTGGCACCGGGTTAGGCCAATTGGTGGATGATATTGAAGACCCCATCGAGGCACACTATAACCATATTCCCTATTTTCCATTGGCCACAGTGGAGTTTCATACCGGAAAATTGATCTATGGAACCATCGCAGGCAAAAAAGCCGTGGTCATGCAAGGTCGTTTTCATTTATATGAAGGGTACGACTTCTTGGACATCACCTATCCCATTAGGGTAATGAACCAATTGGGTATAAAAAAGCTATTTGTGTCCAATGCCGCCGGCGCCATCAACCTCAGCTTCAAAAAAGGGGACATTATGCTTATTGAGGACCATATCAATCTACAAGGAGGTTCTCCATTGGCCTTTAAAAATGTGTCTGAATTTGGAGATCGGTTTGTGGACATGAGCGAACCGTACGACCTTGATATGCGCAACAAAATAGAGTCCATAGCGCAAAAAGAAGGCATTTCACTTCAAAAAGGCGTTTATGCCTCTGTTGTTGGTCCACAATTGGAGACCAAGGCAGAATATCGCATGCTCAAAACCCTTGGTGCTGATGCAGTTGGAATGAGTACCGTCCCCGAAGTAATTGTTGCCAATCATTTACGACTACCCATTGTGGCCGTGTCCGTTTTAACCGATGAATGCGACCCTGATAACTTGGACCCGGTGAATATTGAAGAAATATTGGAAATTGCCAATAAGACCGAGCCAAAAATGATACAATTGTTCAAAGAACTAATTAAACAACTATGAGCTATTTAAATGCAACCCAAGACCTTTATAAAGAGGCTGCCCTGACCCCAGATGTGGGACTCTGCTGTACCACCAATCCCATTTGGCAATTCCCTGGGCTATCCATTCCCAAGATCATGCAGGAAATGAATTACGGCTGCGGAAGCACAGTCTCAGCACAGGATTTGGTGAACAACCCAAAAATTCTCTATGTAGGTGTGGGTGGTGGCATGGAGTTGTTGCAGTTTTCTTATTTCTCTAGGCAACAAGGTGGTGTCACCGGGGTGGATTCCGTTGACGAAATGCTGGAAGCTTCCCGAAAAAACTTCAAAGTAGCCGAGGAAGAGAATGATTGGTTCAAAAGTGAATATGTGAATTTGGTAAAGGGTGATGCCCTTAACCTTCCCGTTGCCAATGAAAGTATTGACGTAGCTGCCCAAAACTGCCTCTTCAATATTTTTAAAATGGACGATTTGAAAAAAGCCGTCTCTGAAATGTATCGGGTGTTAAAGCCTCATGGCAGGTTGGTGATGAGCGATCCCATCTGCGAACAGCCCATGAATGAAGCACTTCGCAACGATGACCGACTTAGGGCACAATGCCTTAGTGGAAGTATTCCATTAAAAGATTATGTAAAGGTTCTGACCGATGCCGGTTTTGGGACTATTGAAATAAGGGGCAGAAGGTCATATAGGGTTTTGTCGCCCAACCATTACCCAACCGACGAACTGGTTTATATTGAATCCATTGAAATTGCAGCCATAAAAGACCCAATGCCCGAAGATGGACCTTGCATGTTCACGGGAAAAACAGCCATCTATTATGGGGACGAGGAATACTTTGATGATGGCAAAGGCCATGTCCTGTTCCAAAACCAACCCTTGGCCGTGTGCGATAAAACCGCAGCAGCTTTGGCAAAGGCTTCTGACCAAATTCACGTTAGTGAAAGCACTTGGCACTATAATGGTGGTGGTTGCTGCTAATACGGGAACCATTTCTAAAAAAGAGGCATGAATGTAATCCTGCATCTACTACTTGGCGTATTTCTTCTTTCCTGTAATGGCAAGAAGGAAAAAATGGAGGTTCACTATCAAATTAGTACTTCCAAACCTGACCATGCGATTTGGAACACGCTTTTGAAAAACCATGTGGATGAGAATGGGAATGTGAACTATACAGATTTCAAGCAGAATGGGGCACGACTTGACAATTATTTAAGCCATTTGGCACAACACCCCCCTTCCCAAACATGGTCCAAGGAAGATTCATTGGCGTACTATATCAACCTATACAATGCGGCCACCGTTAAACTGATTGTGGACCACTACCCCGTTGCAAGCATCAAGGACATTCCTAACAGATGGGGCAAAAAATGGATAAACGTTGGAAACACCATCCTGTCCTTGGATTACATTGAACACAAAATACTGCGCAAAATGAACGAACCACGAATCCATTTTGCCATCAATTGTGCTTCATATTCCTGTCCCAAATTATTGAATGAGGCCTTTGTTGCTGAAAACATGGAGCAACAACTCACCAAAGTGACCAGTGATTTTGTGAACGATTCCACAAAAAATCGCTTTGAAAATGGTGAGGCCCAACTTTCAAAAATATTTAAATGGTACAGAAGTGATTTTACAGAAGATTTATCACTTTTGGGGTATATCAATCAATATTTAAAAAATTCCATTGGCAATGATGCCGATGTCGAATATTTAGATTATGATTGGAGCTTAAATGATGCCAAGTAAAAATCATTCAATAAGTATTATTGTCCCAGTGCTGAATGAGGAGCTTTGTATAGGAGAGTTGCTCAACCACCTCAATCAGAACTCAATGCCTTCCAATAGCATAGAAATTATTTGTGTGGATGGTGGAAGTACCGACAAAACGCCGAAAATTGCTACGCAACATGGGGCCAAAGTGGTTCTGTCCCAAAAAGGCAGGGCCAAACAAATGAACCTTGGTGCCGAACATGCCACAGGTGACATCCTTTACTTTTTACACGCAGATACCTTCCCTCCCAACCATTTTGATCAATTTATTTTGAAAGCAGTCAACAATGGCTTTTTAGCGGGCTGTTTTCGAATGCAATTTGACACGAAAAACCTTTTTCTGCGCTTTTTTGCCTGGTTTTCCAGGTTTAATCTACTCCTTTGCAGAGGGGGCGACCAGTCCTTGTTTGTGGAACGGGAACTTTTTAAAACGGCCCATGGTTTCAACGAGGCGTATCGTATTTATGAGGATACGGAATTTATAGATCGATTATACAGACAAACAAAGTTTAAGGTCTTATCGGCCCATGTTGTTACTTCGGCACGGAAATATCAGGAAATCGGCACTTTGAAACTTCAATTCCATTTTGCCATTATCCATCTAAAAAAGTATTTGGGAGCAGGTCCCGAAGAACTGTATCGCTATTATAAAAAGTTTGTTTCTACCTGAAAAGCTTATTCCTCAATAATGTCTAAATCGGCAAAATCGTTCATGATACCACTGGTAAGTAAATTGGCCAACTGTTTTTTGTTGGGCCGAACTGAAAATTTTTCTTCAGTTGACTTGGAAGATTCATTTTCCAAAGTAAGCAAGCTTACTGCCGGAAGGGTATTTTTGGCCAAGTACAGGCTATTCTTATCCTTAAATATCATGTTGTTGTTATCCTGGGGGTTGGACACACTGTTCTTTTTGAACACATTTTGGATGTTCTCCGCCAATCGCTGCCCTTCTTCACTTTTATTGTAATGATAAACAGCCACATTCATGTTGCCCGTTCCTGTAACGGTATTGGCCCGTATCATCAAAACGCGTTGGTATTTCCCGCTGTTTTGAAGATAGCGTTTGTTTATGGCATCAATAAACTTGTCCAGTCTTTGAGTTTGGGCCATCTCGGCTCCACCTTCTTCTTCAATTTCAGGATTATCATTGCCCATAATATAAACTTTTGCCCCGTGCACCATGAGTTCTGATGCCAAGTTTTGGACGGTTTCCATTACAAATCCATTATCTTGATGGGCATCATTCTCCACGATCAAGTAATAGACCGCGTCTTTGAGTTTCTCGCTTTTTAGGGACATGCCAGCCAATTCTTTGTCAAAAATGGGCTTTTCTGTTCCGTTTTCTCCAAGTATTTGCACTCCTGTTTTCTTGAAAGAATCGGTTGCTTTAGGAATTTGGTAGGCCACTCCAATCTGCAAAAAGCTTCCATCCTTAATTTTTTCTCCATTTAGCTTGATGAACTCTTCATAGTGTTTCACAGGGTCTAGACCCTGTTTTCGAAGGAGGGAAAAAATACCATCGCCCTGTTCTGCAATGACCACATTGGGAGTGTCTTGAGCGAATAAAAATGAGCAGGCGCATACCCAAAACAAAAGGGATGGAATAAATTTCATCAGGTTCAGTTTATAATTGGGAGGTGCATTACAAATATGGCAAAAATCACCCATACCAAAACCTGACAGGGTCAAAAAGTTTTAACAATTGGTATTGATAACCTTAAAGTTTTGATTTCTTAACTTGGGCATAGTGTTCCCGAATCACGGATTCTGCCGGTTTGTTTTGAGGGGTAAACCTGTTATCAGCATATCCCCCGGCCCGATCATGATGTATGAACCATTTCCAAACAAAGCCACCGGCAAACCAATCTTCACCCCAAAACTCATCAAAAATGACTTGGGTGGCATCTGCTTGGGCCTTTAAATTGACTTTTTCTTGGTTACGGTCTATCAACCATGGTTTTTTGCCGGTGTAATCCATGCTTCTGTACCCAAATTCAGTAAACAACATGGGCTTGTTGAGTTCTTCCGAAAGGTTTTTCAATTTAGCTTTCCACGGCTGCCATCCTTCCGTTAAGGTCTCCACAGTGGGTGTTTGCTTTTCGCACAACGGAAAATAGGCATTCACGCCAATATAATCCAACTGGTCCCAAAATGGAGTACGGGCATATTCGTCCCAATTGGCAGCATAGGTTACCTTTCCGTGGTAGACTTGCCTTACCTTCCCTATAAGTTCAGTCCAGAATTCAGGTCTATGCTTAATAAACTCATCCCATTCCGTACCGATGCAATACACACTGCATTGGGTTTCTTCGGCCAATTTTGCATACGTCAAAATAAATTCGGCATACGATTTTTCAAACGCCCTCCAATCTTCTTCGGATGACATGACCATATCTCCAGTAAATGAACCCCTCCGAATCCAAATTTGGGGCTTCAACATTACCTGTACGCCATTTTTGTGCAACACTTCAATGTACTGCTTGGCACCACGTGCAGTTTCTCCATACCATTGGTGATCTGTATTAAAGACAAGTTCAGGAGAATTGGCTTCCCTCATAAAACCAAAAGGCATGACCGCCGCATAGTTCGCATGAATTTTCAATACGGGGTCTACATGTACTTGGGTCACTTCTTCCCGAGACCCAACAAAACTGACACCATTGATTTTATCAAGATGCTCACTGCCACAAGAAACCAATACTAAACACCAAAAAAAGCTAACTAATCTCATACCCTTAAATCCATATCCCTAAAAATAATTCATTAAAGTTTAACTCATTTCAAAAAATAGCATCTGTCTTAAATTATATTCTTTCTAAATTAACGGATCGGGTTAAGTTCCTTGGATTTAGTTCGACACATTAGCAACAATAGATTTGGCCGCATGGAGAACATTGTCATCATTGGAAATGGAATTGCCGGGGTTACGGCAGCTCGCCACATCCGAAAACTTTCGGACAAAAAGATTACCATCATTTCTTCGGAAACCGAATATTTCTTTTCCCGTACAGCATTGATGTATGTTTACATGGGACACATGAAATTTGAACATACCCAACCCTATGAGAAAGGCTTTTGGAAGAAAAACCGCATTGAACTGGTCAAAGGACATGTAACCCAGGTCATCCCGGATGAGAAAAAGCTGGTTCTTGCCAGTACAGAGTCCATCTTCTACGATAAACTGATCATAGCCACGGGATCCAAACCCAATAAATTTGGATGGCCCGGTCAAGATTTGGACGGGGTTCAAGGGCTCTATTCCAAACAAGATTTGAATATGTTGGAAGTAAATGCGCCCAACAAAAAGGTCTGCAAACGGGCCGTGATCGTTGGTGGCGGATTGATTGGCATTGAACTGGCCGAAATGTTACGAACCCGAGACATCCCGGTTACCTTCTTGGTGCGTGAGGATAGTTTTTGGAACGGAATCCTGCCCAATGGCGAATCCCAAATGATCAATGAGCATATTTTGGAACACCATATCGATTTAAGGTTAAGCTCCTCCCTAAAAGAAATTGTTTCTGATGAGAGGGGTAGGGTAAAATCCATCATTGTGGAGGAAACCGGGGAAGAAATTCCCTGTGATTTGGTCGGACTAACGGCCGGCGTTACGCCAAACATTGATTTCTTAAAAGATTCTGGAATTGAACTGGGCCGCGGGGTTAAGGTAAACCGATTTTTGGAAACCAACATCAAGGACATTTATGCCATTGGTGATTGTGCAGAACAGCACGAGGCCATTGGAAACAGAAGACCTATTGAAGCCGTTTGGTACACAGGCCGTATGATGGGCGAAACCCTGGCACAGACCGTTTGTGGAAATAAAATCCCATACAATCCGGGGCATTGGTTCAATTCTGCCAAGTTCTTGGACATTGAATACCAAACCTACGGTTGGGTGTTTCCTGAACAAAGAAAGAAAGCCGAGGAAATGCATTTTCACTGGAGACACCCCAAAGAAAAAATTTGCATCACCATTGCCTTCCATAAGGATTCGGAAGAACTTTTAGGCATCAATACCTTTGGTATCCGTCTACGACATGAAATTTTTGACCGATGGCTCACCGAGAAAAGAACCATCGCGTACGTAATGGAGCATATGGCCGATGCCAATTTCGATCCCGAATTCTACCGGACTTATGAAAAGGACATCGTGGACCAATTCAATTCCGATTTTGGGAAAACCGTCAAATCCAAGAAGAAAAGTTTAAAGCAAATCTTCCAAATTGCCTAATTCAACAACAATGAGCACGTACGACAGAAGCATGGCCCTCACCGGGCAACCACCAAAAAGCTTGAGCACAAACCAAAAGTTTGCCACTTTCTTAGGAGTAACTGGATTAATCATCATGCTATTGGCCATTTTTAATGTTTCCTTTCCCAATAAGACATTATGGCTTTCTATCTCACTTTCGTCCGTTTTTGCGGGCATACTCTGGTTTTCGTGGAACGCCTATTCCCAAAAGCTTCCTGGTATAAAAAAT
Encoded here:
- a CDS encoding glycoside hydrolase family 32 protein, encoding MKIRAALFILGIWLMGCKEQNREKPVKALQDKGYTEEYRPQFHFSPPEKWMNDPNGLVYNEGIYHLFYQYYPGDIVWGPMHWGHATSKDLVHWEHKPIALYPDEHGLIFSGSAVVDKHNTSGFGKNGIAPLVAIFTYHSMEGEKAGRDDFQTQGIAYSLDNGATWTKYEGNPVIGNNGIRDFRDPKVFWHEESQKWILTLVAGDHAQFYASKNLKEWEHLSDFGKTQGAHGGVWECPDLFPIQVADTDEEKWILIISINPGAPNGGSGTQYFIGDFNGQKFTSDQQKPKWIDYGTDNYAGVTYNNTPEDKRIFIGWMSNWDYANKTPTQKWRSAMTVPRELALKKVDDDFVLTSYPVEQLDKLASQILAENVLISSRTSDTLLVDGLNQSQIELKTASKDFSLIFKNDLKETLMLEMDSQSNTFVVDRMKSGKVAFDSEFGDKKHLSPISMLNDSIYEVKILLDWSSIEIFMDGGVYVMTEQLFSTEPYNTLIIQNGSEESEIRLESIKYMESVW
- a CDS encoding rhodanese-like domain-containing protein, with amino-acid sequence MRFQLLLFLMTLGITSCAQQSIPKVLQQLNDDTVDYISVEDLHEIEAPLLLDAREKEEFGVSHLENAVWVGYDGFDINKVVQQFPNKEKPIVVYCSIGVRSEDIGEQLKNAGYANVKNLYGGIFEWKNKGYPVYDENQQETEKVHAFSNYWGRFLTNAEKVYDK
- a CDS encoding response regulator, which produces MSLMSSKRELILPFAVFVIFMTTVSILWNNSLKTQKSSFIQEIHNTGNLRAQEFFSSVKYNIKSLENLKQRIEMTDGSYFQYWEQDARLILEQNPSFKFVEWVDSLMVIRVVTPLKGNEAAMGLDLSTHPRSAEWMRHMAHASTNISSWTKLYQGGNAFLVDVPVFFKGRFQGSISAGMDFTNPFNELTSSLDLYAIEMQDENGTIFYSKNNPSTEDIADEYIFTTSLVIDPLDNRKWTFKLTPSDTDFMVARQQDTYILLIFATLVALLTSLLIYFYQSSRKKNIRLSYANNKLKDLNKSLKKERLKAEKSSLAKTEFISNMSHEIRTPLNAIIGFIEVLKLSKLHSSLQEYLSLMDISSKKLLLLVNDILEIDKIESGKVSFREDIFSPLEELKNVISIYRPNAEEKGLHILLGSSHENEHSVKSDVGKYGQIITNIIRNSLKFTENGEIKVFYREEVRKETLAIEIVVKDSGIGIPKNKLKTIFDRFTQIDAGKAKRHEGSGLGLYITRRLVELLGGKITVDSEINIGTEFCLNLEFPIAEVKQDSCLPSAEQIDLSGCKVLIVDDNRVNVIVLKMSLEKLGIQAESVCNGLQAVEAVAQNDYDLVFMDIHMPNMDGFQATEEIRKINREIAIIGLSADVTKEAIDEAKIVGMNDYLTKPISFDKLRNHLPNYLVKMS
- a CDS encoding TIGR04282 family arsenosugar biosynthesis glycosyltransferase yields the protein MNNSLLLILTRNPELGKCKTRLAAKVGDKAALNIYKFLLDHTVSFTKDLDVEKWVYYSESIWENDIWDQNSYQKKLQLGANLGERMLNTFQEGFNSGFEKIIIIGSDMYHLSQANLEEAFIQLEKHDYVVGPAEDGGYYLLGMKSLKKEVFHNKSWGSDTVLSDTLKDLESGSIFMLPVKNDVDYYEDIKDIAAFQPFLKPIKE
- a CDS encoding purine-nucleoside phosphorylase, translating into MTQAQLDESVDHLKKRGFDAPEIGIVLGTGLGQLVDDIEDPIEAHYNHIPYFPLATVEFHTGKLIYGTIAGKKAVVMQGRFHLYEGYDFLDITYPIRVMNQLGIKKLFVSNAAGAINLSFKKGDIMLIEDHINLQGGSPLAFKNVSEFGDRFVDMSEPYDLDMRNKIESIAQKEGISLQKGVYASVVGPQLETKAEYRMLKTLGADAVGMSTVPEVIVANHLRLPIVAVSVLTDECDPDNLDPVNIEEILEIANKTEPKMIQLFKELIKQL
- the arsM gene encoding arsenosugar biosynthesis arsenite methyltransferase ArsM; the encoded protein is MSYLNATQDLYKEAALTPDVGLCCTTNPIWQFPGLSIPKIMQEMNYGCGSTVSAQDLVNNPKILYVGVGGGMELLQFSYFSRQQGGVTGVDSVDEMLEASRKNFKVAEEENDWFKSEYVNLVKGDALNLPVANESIDVAAQNCLFNIFKMDDLKKAVSEMYRVLKPHGRLVMSDPICEQPMNEALRNDDRLRAQCLSGSIPLKDYVKVLTDAGFGTIEIRGRRSYRVLSPNHYPTDELVYIESIEIAAIKDPMPEDGPCMFTGKTAIYYGDEEYFDDGKGHVLFQNQPLAVCDKTAAALAKASDQIHVSESTWHYNGGGCC